A section of the Streptomyces sp. NBC_00178 genome encodes:
- a CDS encoding RNA polymerase sigma factor SigF: MPASTAPQVPPQNVQTDDIQTETPDPTTPARTRGADTRALTQVLFARFKDLEPGTAEHHRVRTALIEANLPLVRYAAARFRSRNEPMEDVVQVGTIGLINAIDRFDPERGVQFPTFAMPTVVGEIKRYFRDNVRTVHVPRRLHELWVQVTGATEDLTTAHGRSPTTAEIAERLKISEEEVLACIEAGRSYHATSLEAAQEGDGLPGLLDRLGYEDPALAGVEHRDLVRHLLVQLPEREQRILLLRYYNNLTQSQISAELGVSQMHVSRLLARSFARLRSANRIEA; encoded by the coding sequence GTGCCGGCCAGTACAGCGCCTCAAGTCCCGCCCCAGAACGTCCAGACGGACGACATCCAGACCGAGACCCCCGACCCCACCACGCCCGCCAGGACCCGGGGCGCGGACACCCGGGCGCTCACCCAGGTGCTCTTCGCGCGGTTCAAGGACCTCGAACCCGGTACCGCGGAGCACCACCGCGTGCGCACCGCGCTCATCGAGGCGAACCTGCCCCTCGTGCGCTACGCGGCGGCCCGCTTCCGCAGCCGGAACGAGCCGATGGAGGACGTCGTCCAGGTCGGCACCATCGGCCTGATCAACGCCATCGACCGCTTCGACCCGGAACGGGGCGTCCAGTTCCCGACGTTCGCGATGCCCACCGTGGTCGGCGAGATCAAGCGCTACTTCCGGGACAACGTGCGGACCGTGCACGTGCCGCGCCGCCTGCACGAACTCTGGGTCCAGGTCACCGGCGCCACCGAGGACCTGACGACCGCTCACGGCCGCTCCCCCACCACGGCCGAGATCGCCGAGCGGCTGAAGATCTCCGAGGAGGAGGTCCTCGCCTGCATCGAGGCGGGCCGCTCGTACCACGCGACCTCGCTGGAGGCGGCCCAGGAGGGCGACGGACTGCCCGGCCTCCTCGACCGGCTCGGCTACGAGGACCCCGCCCTGGCCGGGGTCGAACACCGCGACCTGGTACGCCACCTGCTCGTGCAGCTGCCCGAGCGCGAGCAGCGGATCCTGCTCCTGCGCTACTACAACAACCTGACGCAGTCCCAGATCAGCGCCGAACTCGGCGTCTCCCAGATGCACGTGTCAAGGCTTCTGGCCCGCAGCTTCGCCCGTCTGCGATCCGCAAACAGGATCGAGGCATAG